Proteins encoded within one genomic window of Erinaceus europaeus chromosome 13, mEriEur2.1, whole genome shotgun sequence:
- the LOC132542841 gene encoding metalloprotease TIKI2 isoform X3 → MHAALAGPLLAALFATARARPQPPDGGQCRLPGSQRELNSFLWTIRRDPPAYLFGTIHVPYTRVWDFIPDNSKAAFQASARVYFELDLTDPYTISALASCQLLPHGENLQDVLPQDLYWRLKRHLDYVKLMMPSWMTPAQRGKGLYADYLFNAIAGNWERKRPVWVMLMVNSLTETDVRSRGVPVLDLYLAQQAEKMKKSTGAVERVEEQCHPLNGLNFSQV, encoded by the exons ATGCACGCCGCCCTGGCGGGGCCGCTGCTCGCCGCCCTCTTCGCCACCGCCCGCGCTCGCCCGCAGCCCCCGGACGGAGGACAGTGCCGGCTGCCCGGATCG CAGAGGGAACTGAACTCCTTTCTGTGGACTATCCGGCGTGACCCCCCAGCCTACCTGTTTGGCACCATCCATGTTCCATACACCCGAGTTTGGGACTTCATTCCAGACAACTCCAAGGCAGCCTTTCAGGCCAGTGCCCGTGTCTACTTTGAGCTGGACCTGACAGACCCCTACACTATCTCAGCGCTGGCCAGCTGCCAGCTGCTGCCCCATGGGGAGAACCTACAGGATGTGCTACCCCAGGACCTCTACTGGCGCCTCAAGCGCCACCTGGACTATGTGAAACTTATGATGCCCTCGTGGATGACACCTGCCCAGCGGGGCAAGGGACTCTATGCTGACTACCTGTTCAATGCCATCGCCGGCAACTGGGAGCGGAAGAGGCCGGTGTGGGTGATGCTCATGGTGAACTCGCTCACGGAGACTGACGTGCGCTCCCGGGGAGTGCCCGTGCTGGACCTCTACTTGGCCCAGCAGGctgagaagatgaagaagagcaCTGGGGCCGTGGAGCGGGTGGAGGAGCAGTGCCACCCGCTCAATGGACTCAACTTCTCACAG GTCTAG
- the LOC132542841 gene encoding metalloprotease TIKI2 isoform X2 codes for MHAALAGPLLAALFATARARPQPPDGGQCRLPGSQRELNSFLWTIRRDPPAYLFGTIHVPYTRVWDFIPDNSKAAFQASARVYFELDLTDPYTISALASCQLLPHGENLQDVLPQDLYWRLKRHLDYVKLMMPSWMTPAQRGKGLYADYLFNAIAGNWERKRPVWVMLMVNSLTETDVRSRGVPVLDLYLAQQAEKMKKSTGAVERVEEQCHPLNGLNFSQFSQRPGDSLTGRGHIFLCVNSCS; via the exons ATGCACGCCGCCCTGGCGGGGCCGCTGCTCGCCGCCCTCTTCGCCACCGCCCGCGCTCGCCCGCAGCCCCCGGACGGAGGACAGTGCCGGCTGCCCGGATCG CAGAGGGAACTGAACTCCTTTCTGTGGACTATCCGGCGTGACCCCCCAGCCTACCTGTTTGGCACCATCCATGTTCCATACACCCGAGTTTGGGACTTCATTCCAGACAACTCCAAGGCAGCCTTTCAGGCCAGTGCCCGTGTCTACTTTGAGCTGGACCTGACAGACCCCTACACTATCTCAGCGCTGGCCAGCTGCCAGCTGCTGCCCCATGGGGAGAACCTACAGGATGTGCTACCCCAGGACCTCTACTGGCGCCTCAAGCGCCACCTGGACTATGTGAAACTTATGATGCCCTCGTGGATGACACCTGCCCAGCGGGGCAAGGGACTCTATGCTGACTACCTGTTCAATGCCATCGCCGGCAACTGGGAGCGGAAGAGGCCGGTGTGGGTGATGCTCATGGTGAACTCGCTCACGGAGACTGACGTGCGCTCCCGGGGAGTGCCCGTGCTGGACCTCTACTTGGCCCAGCAGGctgagaagatgaagaagagcaCTGGGGCCGTGGAGCGGGTGGAGGAGCAGTGCCACCCGCTCAATGGACTCAACTTCTCACAG